The following are encoded in a window of Vigna unguiculata cultivar IT97K-499-35 chromosome 8, ASM411807v1, whole genome shotgun sequence genomic DNA:
- the LOC114195487 gene encoding acanthoscurrin-2-like translates to MASKTNIALPILALLPMLVFISPKVAMAARDFEEGKFVKESNEAGDDLKIPDIRNIGFGGTTGTVGSIPGLDILGFIPGIIGSIPGFNGGVIPGFNGGVIPGIGGGGIPAIGGGGIPAIGGGGIPAIGGGGIPWLSGGGIPGIGGIRGIGGGIYGGGYPGQRGYRGGLRCPYGCCAWAGGYCTSCCTI, encoded by the exons ATGGCTTCCAAGACCAACATAGCATTACCTATCCTAGCTCTGCTGCCCATGCTCGTTTTTATTTCCCCAAAGGTGGCGATGGCCGCTAGGGATTTCGAAGAGG GGAAGTTTGTTAAAGAGAGTAATGAAGCGGGTGATGATCTTAAAATTCCAGACATACGTAATATAGGTTTTGGTGGCACTACAGGCACTGTTGGCAGCATCCCAGGCCTTGATATTTTGGGTTTCATCCCAGGTATTATCGGTAGCATCCCAGGCTTCAACGGCGGTGTCATCCCAGGCTTCAACGGCGGTGTCATCCCAGGCATCGGCGGCGGTGGCATACCAGCCATCGGCGGCGGTGGCATCCCAGCCATCGGTGGCGGTGGCATCCCAGCCATCGGTGGCGGTGGCATCCCATGGCTCAGCGGCGGTGGCATCCCAGGCATTGGTGGCATCCGAGGCATCGGCGGTGGCATCTACGGTGGTGGGTATCCTGGTCAAAGAGGATATAGAGGAGGGTTGCGTTGTCCTTATGGCTGTTGTGCTTGGGCTGGTGGATATTGCACAAGTTGCTGCACAATCTAA
- the LOC114193561 gene encoding glycine-rich cell wall structural protein 1.8-like — MVSEETLLILGLLAMASLIPSHATARILAQAPSMSSTKEKNDINDIKHGGNPSIGSAFGVCSTLNCFNSSLSQDGQGDNGGGHQGDHSQGGPGDNGGDHGNDQSGRGSGDYGDNHGGDRSGNGSGDNGDNHGGDRHDGGSGDNGGNHGGDRHGGGSGDYGGDHGGDRPGGGFGDYGGNHGGDRPGGGSSDYGGNHGGDNGGNHGGESSGGSSDHGGNHGGESGGGSGDYGGNHGGNRTSGGHSDYGGDHGSDKPGRGANDYGGDHEGNRPGGGHGDYGGNHGGGKPSRGHDDYGGNHGGNKPNGGHGYYGGDHGDDKPGERSGDYGGNHGGEKPGEGSGDYGNNHGDDRPSNGSGDNGGNHGSDRHDGGSGDYGGNHGGDRPDGGHGDYGGNHGNDKPHKGHGDSGGDHEGNRPSGGRGDYGGHHGGDKQSRGHNDYGGNHGGDKPGGGQGDYGGDHGGDKPSGGSSDYGGNHGGNKHGGRPGDYGGNHKGDKPSGGSSDYGGNHGGDKPGGGPGDYGGNHGSDKPGEGPGGYGGDHGGDKPGGPGDYGRDHGGDRAGGGPGDYGGNHGGDKPGGGSNDYGGDHGGDKPGGGPGDYGGNHGGDKPGGGESRNGRPGNCGGGLGGGDC; from the exons ATGGTTTCTGAGGAAACCTTACTCATCCTAGGCCTCTTGGCCATGGCTTCTCTCATACCCTCTCATGCGACTGCTAGGATCCTTGCTCAGGCTCCTTCCATGTCCTCTACAAAGG AGAAAAACGACATCAATGATATCAAACATGGAGGAAATCCAAGCATAGGAAGCGCTTTTGGGGTCTGTTCAACACTAAATTGCTTCAACTCGAGTCTTTCTCAGGATGGACAAGGTGATAATGGGGGCGGCCATCAAGGAGATCATTCTCAGGGTGGACCCGGTGATAATGGAGGCGACCATGGAAATGATCAATCAGGTAGAGGATCTGGTGATTATGGAGATAACCATGGAGGTGATAGGTCTGGCAATGGATCTGGCGATAATGGAGACAATCATGGAGGTGATAGACATGATGGTGGATCTGGTGATAATGGAGGCAATCATGGAGGTGATAGACATGGTGGTGGATCCGGTGATTATGGAGGCGACCATGGGGGTGATAGACCTGGCGGTGGATTCGGTGATTATGGAGGCAATCATGGAGGTGATAGACCTGGCGGTGGATCCAGTGATTATGGAGGCAATCATGGAGGTGATAATGGAGGAAACCATGGAGGTGAATCAAGTGGAGGATCAAGTGATCATGGAGGAAACCATGGAGGTGAATCAGGCGGAGGATCGGGTGATTATGGAGGCAACCATGGAGGTAATAGAACTAGCGGTGGACACAGTGATTATGGAGGTGACCATGGAAGTGATAAACCAGGAAGAGGAGCCAATGATTATGGAGGTGACCATGAAGGTAATAGACCTGGCGGTGGGCATGGTGATTATGGAGGCAACCATGGAGGTGGTAAACCAAGCAGAGGACACGATGATTATGGAGGAAACCATGGAGGCAATAAACCTAACGGTGGACACGGTTATTACGGAGGGGACCATGGAGATGATAAACCAGGCGAAAGATCCGGTGATTATGGAGGCAACCATGGAGGTGAAAAACCAGGCGAAGGATCGGGTGATTATGGAAACAACCATGGAGATGATAGACCTAGCAATGGATCTGGTGATAATGGAGGCAATCATGGAAGTGATAGACATGATGGTGGATCCGGTGATTATGGAGGCAACCATGGAGGTGATAGACCTGACGGTGGACACGGTGATTATGGAGGCAACCATGGAAATGATAAACCACACAAAGGACACGGTGATTCTGGAGGTGACCATGAAGGAAATAGACCTAGCGGTGGACGTGGTGATTATGGAGGCCACCATGGAGGCGATAAACAAAGCAGAGGACACAATGATTATGGAGGCAACCATGGAGGCGATAAACCTGGCGGTGGACAAGGTGATTATGGAGGGGACCATGGAGGTGATAAACCAAGTGGAGGATCCAGTGATTATGGAGGCAACCATGGAGGTAATAAACATGGGGGAAGACCCGGTGACTATGGGGGCAACCATAAAGGTGATAAACCAAGCGGAGGATCCAGTGATTATGGAGGCAACCATGGAGGTGATAAACCAGGTGGAGGACCCGGTGATTATGGAGGCAACCATGGAAGTGATAAACCTGGTGAAGGACCCGGTGGCTATGGAGGTGACCATGGAGGTGATAAACCTGGTGGACCTGGTGATTATGGACGCGACCATGGAGGTGATAGAGCTGGAGGTGGACCCGGTGACTATGGAGGCAATCATGGAGGTGATAAACCAGGCGGAGGATCCAATGATTATGGAGGTGACCACGGAGGTGATAAACCTGGTGGTGGACCCGGTGATTATGGAGGCAACCATGGAGGTGATAAACCCGGTGGAGGTGAATCAAGAAATGGCAGACCAGGTAACTGTGGAGGCGGACTTGGAGGTGGTGATTGTTGA